DNA sequence from the Teretinema zuelzerae genome:
ACAGAAATTCCTCCCCGCCGTAGCGGCAGGAAAGATCAAGCGGACGGTAAATCAATTTCAGCACTGCCGAAAAATCCCGCAGCACCGTATCCCCGAAGTGGTGACCGTGTTCGTCGTTTATCTTTTTAAAGTGGTCGATATCGATGAATATCAGGGACGCCTCTGCCTTGTCGCGCGCGCAGTCGCTCAAAACTGTCCGCGCCTCCTCCATGAAAAAACGCCTGTTATGCAGCCCGGTAAGCGGGTCGCGGAAGGCGAGCTCCTGGATATGGGCGTCGGAGTCCTCCTTCGCGATAAGCACGATGCCGAGCCCGCCGATAAATGAAATCTCGACAAACAGAATGCGTATCAAATCGCCGATGAGCGGCGGGGGGAGGAACTTGGGCATCTGCGGAATATTCAACTGGATAACCCCATAGACGCAAAACAGGAAGAGAAGGGTATAGCTCGCTCCGATGATGATTTTAAGGGGGGACCCGCCCCGCCGCAGCATGAGCACCGGACCCGACAGCAGAACGATGAGGCAGAAAAAAACGCCCAGCATGAAGAAGTGATCGGTTATCGCCCCGATCCGAACAAAGGAAAATATCAACAGTATAAGCGCGGCGGCAGCGCAGCCGTCCAGGAAAGACCGCTTCTTTTTTGAAGGCTTGGAGACCAAACACAACAGCGTCCTCGTCTCGAAATACAATCCGCCGAATAACAGAATCCCGCTCGCGAGAAAGCATATCCAATGCGGTTCCGTACCGGAAAGAATCAGCACAAGCCAGGCAGCCGTCTGCATTCCGCGCGAAAGAGACAGCGTTTTAAAAATCGCCTGATGCCTCTCGCTCCCCTGCTTCGACAAATACGAAACAAGCAGCAGCGTAAAGGTGAGCCCCAGCCAGAACAGCATCACCATCACGCTTTGCAGGTCGGTTTTCATTAATCTAATGAAAAACTCGGGAATTATCATGCCTCAAGTATACGCTATGCCGGATGCGCTCACCAGTTCTGAACGCAAGACTCGTGCATAAAAAAAAGACGCAGTTTTTTTACCCGGCATGCCTGCGGATTCCGCTTATCCGCGAGAGAACGATGTTATGAAAACGAGTTAAAATACGATTGCAACAGCGTAATCAATTCGTCGACCAGAACAGTTTCATCAATGGAAGGCTGGTTGAATTTAATGCTATGAATAGAGCCTTTCACCGCAGAGTATATAACGATGCTCGCGGCCTCAAGACGAGATTGGCCCATATTCGGGATACGGCTGCGAACTACTTTCTGAATGTCTCCGATCATTGCTATTTCATACTCGCCGTAAATCCGCTGGACGTCAGGATCGGAGAGGCTTACCATCAGTATGTTTTTACTGAACCCCGGCGGGAAATCGTGTAAAGCAAAACATCTTTTGACAATGGTTCTCAGCAATAATTCCGTTCCCGGCAGGCTATTTGTCTGTACAGGAACCGGCTCATCCGGAGAAATATGCGCGTTCAACACATATTCCTTTAGTATCTCGACGAGGATATCTTTTTTATTATCGAAATACGTATAGAAACTGCCAGTCGAAATTCCCGCCTCCCTGGCAATATCCTTCGAAGTTATCTGATGGTAATCGCTTGTTGATAACAGACTGACAGCAGCATCCACTATTTTTCTTTTTGTAGTCTGTCGTCGAACATCCTGAGGTATATGCATAACCGGTACTTACACTTCCTTCCAATTCCTTTCATCTTATCCTAAAAAAAAGTACTTATTCAATAAATAAATGAACCAAAGTTCATTTATTTATTGACATTAGTGCAAGATATACATACGATATAACTTATTGAACCTTAGTTCAATAAGTTATATCGCAATAAATCAGGAGAAGGAAAATGAACACGGCATCTCGAACGGAATCGGAAAGAGAAACGTTGATGACTGCAGGAGTATGGATATTCATGACATGGTCGATTACCGCAATTCATCATTACTACACAGCTGTTCTGTATCAGACAATGTGGCGAGCGGCTTTTGCCGCGTATGCAGCGATACCGATGATTATGTGCATCGGTTATTTGTTTCTCTATAAGCGTTTCCAAAAAAAGATTTTTTTAGCAGCGTATCTGTGCCTCTCCTTTGTGTTTTTCTTTCTCGTCGTGGGCATATGGGAGGGAGCATGGTGCCACACGACAAAACTCGTCCTGCATGCGTTCGGCAAGCGGTTCGCCAACGCGCCTGCTTCATGGAATGTACCGGAGGCCCCAGAGCCGACAGACATCTTCTCTGAAACTACAGGAGTATTGAATTTTGTGTTTGCAGGATTTTCCTTCGCGGCGAATGTTCGGTTGATCAAACCGCGAGCAAAAGGACCGCATCGGGTACAAGCGCTGGTCGGCAGGACGCAGGTTTAAAAAGTTTTCTTGCTCTTCGCTGTTAATTCCGACTTATCTGCTCAAACATCCAATCGCGACCATGTCGCGCCTTTTCCGCAAGCAGCGGGATAAAACAACTTTTATAAATAAACATTTTCCTTCTTTGTTGACTCTCCTCCAGGGGGAGAGCGCAGAATTGTCAAAAGTGGAGGAATAATGAGAACAAATAGTGCGGAAACGGGTCCGGCCTTGAAGATGGAAAAGGTGAGGAAAACCTACGGGGAAAAGACGGCGCTCGAGGGGCTGAGTTTGGAAGTCGGGAGGGGCGAAATCTTCGGACTGATCGGAGAGAACGGAGCGGGAAAAACGACGGCGATCGAATGCGCGCTCGGGACGAGGAAGGCCGATTCGGGTTCGTCGGCGATCCTCGGAATGGATCCCGTATCGGAGCGCAAGCGCGTGTTTCAGCGGGTGGGCGTCCAGTTTCAGGAAACCAGGTTCCAGGACAGGATAACGCTCAGGGAAGCGTGCGAAACCGCGGCGGCGCTCTATCGTCATACGCGCGACTGGAAACCGCTCGTCGATGGATTCGGCCTTGCCGGCAAAGAGAAACAGACGGTCGGCGCGCTCTCCGGAGGAGAGCGGCAGAAACTCGCCGTGGTGCTTGCCCTCATTCCCGACCCTGAGCTGGTATTTCTCGACGAGCTCACCACCGGCCTCGATCCTTCGTCGAGGCGGGACGTGTGGGAATTTCTGAAGGACTTGAGGGACAGAGGAACCGCGATCGTGCTCACCTCGCACTTTATGGATGAAGTGGAATATCTGTGCGATCGGGTCGCAATATTAAAAAAAGGAGTCGTCGTCAGAGAGGGCCGTCCGTCGGACTTGATGCAAAAAGAAGGTCCGCACATCGGAAGCCTGGAGGAATTATTCCTTGCGTGCGCCGTTACCGGCAAAGGAGAATCGGCATGAAAGCGTTTTGGGCACTGTTTAGAATGGAAGCGAAACTTGCAGTCCGCGGGGGCGACATGGTGATTTTCGGCGTCGCCTTCCCCGTTGGAATCATGATGCTGATCGGATTCATCTCTGAACCCGAAGCGATCAGGCTCGCCTTCGGCGGAATCGCGGCAGTCGGAATCTGCGCGTCGGGACTCATGGGGCTTCCTCTGACCTTTTCGTCGTACCGGCACGGAAAAATACTCAAACGTTTCCGCGTCACGCCGGTAAGCCCGGCGGTTCTGCTCGCGGCGAACGCCCTCGTTCAAACGCTGCTCGGCTGGACGTCCGCGGCGGCGGTGTATCTCATCGCGCGCTTCGGCTTCGGAGTGGAAATCGCGGGTTCACCGATGAGATATATAGGAACGTTTCTGTTCGTACAGGCATCGATCTACTCGCTCGGATTTCTCATCGCCAGCCTCGTTCCGAACGAAAAAACGGCTAACTGGGTATGCACGCTCGCCTACTTCCCGGCCCTCTTTCTTTCCGGCGCGACCGTTCCCTTCGAAATTCTGCCAGCGGGACTCCGGGCTTTCGCGTCCGCTTTCCCCCTCACCCAGGGAATTTTTTTGCTGAAAAACGCGGTGCTCGATTCAGACGCCGCCGCAGATCTTTCGCGATTCCTTGCGCTTGCGGCCCTAGCGGTAATATCATACATAGCGTCGGCGGCGAAGTTCCGCTGGGACTAGCGAGGAAGTTTGTACATCCTGTACAAACTTCCTCTTTGAGTTGGCGCCCGGAGGGCGTCAACTCAGGTTCGCTTTTTTTCGCCGTCCATGGCGAAAGAGAGCACGGTCAATGAATGTTGATCGGAGTGGTTGTACATCCTGTACAAACTTCCTCTTTGAGTTGGCGCCCGGGGGGCGTCAACTCAGGTTAGCTTTTTTTCGCCGTCCATGGCGAAAGAGAGCACGGTCAATGAATGTTGATCGGGGTGGTTGTACATCCTGTACAAACTTCCTCGTTTTTTCGCCGTCCATGGCCAATGAACAAATGAAGGAAACGCATGTATCGAATAGGACTTTTTTCGAAGATTACGAAGGTTACCGTGAAGGCGCTCCGCTTCTACGAAGAGGAAGGACTGGTCGTGCCGGAATATGTGGATCCTTCGAACGGATACCGCTACTACACGAGTTCCCAGCTTCCCGTCATGTTTAATATCGCGGCGCTCAGGCAATGCGGATTTTCCATTCCGGAAATCCGCTCGGTGATCGAAGGGAAAAACGCCGCGGAAATTTATATCGAGCGCAAAAAGGAACTGGAAGAGCGTTCGAGGGAAACGGAACGGCAGATCGCATCCATCGACCATTATCTTAAAACATTGGAAAAGGAGAGGACCATGCCCTATCAAATTTATGTCAAAGAGCTGCCGCAAGCTCTTGTGTACAGCCTGAAGACCGTAGTGTCGTCCTACGACGAATATTTCAGCCTCATGCCCCGGATGGCCGGCGAACTCGAAAAGATCAATCCATCCCTTGCCTGCGTCGAAGATCCGCCCTACTGCTTCATCCGCTATCTGGACGGAGAATACCGCGACCGCGACATTTCCATAGAATTCTGCGAAGCAGTTATGGACAAGGGCAACGGAAAACTGCCGGAGGGCTATCGATTTCAAACGATTCACCGGGATCCCGAGGCTGCCTGCGTGCTCCACAAAGGCCCCTACTCGACCCTGTCGGCGGCATACTCGGCGGTATTCTCGTGGATCGAAAGCAACGGCTATATCCCCTCAGACTGTCCCCGCGAATCCTACATCGACGGAATCTGGAACAAGGATTCGGAAGACGAATGGCTCACCGAGCTCCAGGTTCCTCTTAAACGTTGATTATCCGAGCCGGGACAGCGGCAACAGGTGTTTCACACTATGCGGGCGAATGCGCTTCCGAGGTTCGCGAGAAACAGGCGATGGATCAGTTTCGTACCGAACAGAGGCCTCGCCGCGCATGCCTTTCCATGAACGACAACCTTGAAGCCGAGGTCGAATGCGGCCCGGGCCGTGCTGTCCACGCACATGTTGGTCATCGCGCCGGCCAGATGCAGCTCCTCCGCGCCGAGACCGCGCAGAATTTCCAGCAAATCCGTTCCGGCAAACGAATTCGGCGTATGTTTTATCAAAACCGTCTCCGATTCGAGAGGCCGAACCGAGTCATGAATTTCCGAACCCCGGGTATCCGGAAGAAAAAAACCGGCATCAGGACTCTCCGAAATATGGCGAATATGGATAACAGGCGTTCCCTCATCCCGCCTACGTTTCAGGAGTTTCGCGGCGTTACTGGCCGCGGAGCGCATTCCGGCAAGGGGGAACCGCCCGTACGGAAAATAGTCGTTCTGGATATCGATTAGAATCAATACTTCTTTCATGGCTTAACTGTACGACCGGAAAACGTTAGCGGCAATATGTCGTAATTGACATATAGTATGCATTTTGCGACATTAGCCGAATGATGAGAACAGCGATTCTTCTGGTTCCCGGCGTCTATCTTTCAGCGGTTTACGGGCTTTGCGAACTGTTTGAATTCGCTGAAAAAACCGCGCCCGGTTCTTTCACCGTCGAGACGGTGCGTCCGGGCGCATTCAGGGACTCAGCCGATATGCGTCCGCCCTATGGGCTGGTCGTCATCCCCCCGTTCCGGACTGATGTACTGACCCCCAAACGTCCGCGCGCCCCGTTTTCATCGCTTCAACAAGATTGCATTTTATTGGACGAAAAATTCAAACGGACGGCGGCGGCGCTCGGAAGGGAATACGAACGGGGAGCGAAGATCTGTTCGGTATGCGCAGGAGCATTCTACCTCTGCGCCGCCGGAATAGCCGACGGAAAAAAAGCGACGACGCACTGGAATCTTGCCGGAAGCCTTGCCGCGCTGTTTCCGCTTGTCGAAGTCGAGGCGGAACGGATGCTCATCGATTCGGGATCGTTCGCGA
Encoded proteins:
- a CDS encoding GGDEF domain-containing protein translates to MIIPEFFIRLMKTDLQSVMVMLFWLGLTFTLLLVSYLSKQGSERHQAIFKTLSLSRGMQTAAWLVLILSGTEPHWICFLASGILLFGGLYFETRTLLCLVSKPSKKKRSFLDGCAAAALILLIFSFVRIGAITDHFFMLGVFFCLIVLLSGPVLMLRRGGSPLKIIIGASYTLLFLFCVYGVIQLNIPQMPKFLPPPLIGDLIRILFVEISFIGGLGIVLIAKEDSDAHIQELAFRDPLTGLHNRRFFMEEARTVLSDCARDKAEASLIFIDIDHFKKINDEHGHHFGDTVLRDFSAVLKLIYRPLDLSCRYGGEEFLLLLPRADSGEALNAALRLLDYCRSSRFPSKPGFSYTVSAGIASGVPRSNSLDELQELIEKADKALYRAKAAGRDRAEIFGESERG
- a CDS encoding TetR/AcrR family transcriptional regulator translates to MHIPQDVRRQTTKRKIVDAAVSLLSTSDYHQITSKDIAREAGISTGSFYTYFDNKKDILVEILKEYVLNAHISPDEPVPVQTNSLPGTELLLRTIVKRCFALHDFPPGFSKNILMVSLSDPDVQRIYGEYEIAMIGDIQKVVRSRIPNMGQSRLEAASIVIYSAVKGSIHSIKFNQPSIDETVLVDELITLLQSYFNSFS
- a CDS encoding ABC transporter ATP-binding protein; the protein is MRTNSAETGPALKMEKVRKTYGEKTALEGLSLEVGRGEIFGLIGENGAGKTTAIECALGTRKADSGSSAILGMDPVSERKRVFQRVGVQFQETRFQDRITLREACETAAALYRHTRDWKPLVDGFGLAGKEKQTVGALSGGERQKLAVVLALIPDPELVFLDELTTGLDPSSRRDVWEFLKDLRDRGTAIVLTSHFMDEVEYLCDRVAILKKGVVVREGRPSDLMQKEGPHIGSLEELFLACAVTGKGESA
- a CDS encoding ABC transporter permease, whose product is MKAFWALFRMEAKLAVRGGDMVIFGVAFPVGIMMLIGFISEPEAIRLAFGGIAAVGICASGLMGLPLTFSSYRHGKILKRFRVTPVSPAVLLAANALVQTLLGWTSAAAVYLIARFGFGVEIAGSPMRYIGTFLFVQASIYSLGFLIASLVPNEKTANWVCTLAYFPALFLSGATVPFEILPAGLRAFASAFPLTQGIFLLKNAVLDSDAAADLSRFLALAALAVISYIASAAKFRWD
- a CDS encoding MerR family transcriptional regulator, encoding MYRIGLFSKITKVTVKALRFYEEEGLVVPEYVDPSNGYRYYTSSQLPVMFNIAALRQCGFSIPEIRSVIEGKNAAEIYIERKKELEERSRETERQIASIDHYLKTLEKERTMPYQIYVKELPQALVYSLKTVVSSYDEYFSLMPRMAGELEKINPSLACVEDPPYCFIRYLDGEYRDRDISIEFCEAVMDKGNGKLPEGYRFQTIHRDPEAACVLHKGPYSTLSAAYSAVFSWIESNGYIPSDCPRESYIDGIWNKDSEDEWLTELQVPLKR
- a CDS encoding cysteine hydrolase family protein, which produces MKEVLILIDIQNDYFPYGRFPLAGMRSAASNAAKLLKRRRDEGTPVIHIRHISESPDAGFFLPDTRGSEIHDSVRPLESETVLIKHTPNSFAGTDLLEILRGLGAEELHLAGAMTNMCVDSTARAAFDLGFKVVVHGKACAARPLFGTKLIHRLFLANLGSAFARIV